In Afipia sp. GAS231, a single window of DNA contains:
- a CDS encoding M20 family metallopeptidase: MATRADAIAKAREHLHSGAFITELNRRVGFRTQSQEPLPGDPMRAYLVEGLTPAFEEMGFTTRIVESPIGKGPYLLADYREDPSLLTVLSYGHGDVVGGMVGEWRDNLDPWRTTTKGERVYGRGTADNKGQHSINMAALRMVHDARGGKLGFNAKFIIETSEEIGSPDLAQVCASLHEELKADLLLASDGPRLSADRPTVFLGCRGGVRIALDVNLREGGNHSGNWGGLLANPATILANAIAALVDHRGRMKLEIMKPPRITNQIRSVLAEVEVKPTPDEPQLSDNWGEDDLTAAERVYAWNTLEVLAMSSGNIEEPANAIPGRARAVLQLRFVVGTEYEKVVDAVRDYLHANGFAMVEVSGQQRFGASRTDVDSPWVNWAANSIRKTTGKPPAILPNIGGSLPNGVFAEGLGLPTIWVPHSYPGCSQHAPDEHILLPLTEEALAIMAGLFWDLGETPRNG, translated from the coding sequence ATGGCGACCAGAGCCGACGCGATTGCGAAAGCGCGCGAGCATCTTCATTCCGGCGCGTTCATCACTGAGCTGAACCGCAGGGTCGGATTCAGGACGCAGAGCCAGGAACCGCTGCCGGGCGATCCGATGCGCGCCTATCTCGTCGAGGGGCTGACGCCGGCATTCGAGGAAATGGGATTTACGACGCGGATCGTGGAATCGCCGATCGGCAAGGGACCCTATCTCTTGGCCGACTATCGCGAGGATCCGTCGCTGCTGACCGTGCTCTCCTATGGCCACGGCGATGTCGTCGGCGGCATGGTCGGCGAATGGCGGGATAATCTCGACCCATGGCGGACCACGACCAAAGGCGAGCGGGTCTATGGCCGCGGCACCGCCGACAACAAGGGGCAGCACAGCATCAACATGGCGGCGCTGCGCATGGTGCACGACGCCAGGGGCGGCAAGCTCGGCTTCAACGCCAAGTTCATCATCGAGACCTCTGAAGAGATCGGCTCGCCGGATCTGGCGCAGGTCTGCGCGTCCTTGCATGAGGAATTGAAGGCCGACCTGTTGCTGGCTTCCGACGGTCCCCGGCTATCGGCGGATCGTCCGACCGTCTTCCTCGGCTGCCGTGGCGGCGTCCGCATTGCGCTCGATGTCAACCTGCGCGAAGGCGGCAATCACTCCGGCAATTGGGGCGGCCTGCTCGCCAACCCCGCGACCATCCTGGCCAACGCCATCGCTGCGCTGGTCGATCACCGCGGGCGGATGAAGCTTGAAATCATGAAGCCGCCGCGCATCACGAACCAGATTCGCTCGGTTCTGGCCGAAGTGGAGGTGAAGCCGACGCCGGATGAGCCGCAGCTTTCCGACAATTGGGGCGAGGATGATCTAACGGCCGCCGAACGCGTCTATGCCTGGAACACGCTGGAAGTGCTGGCGATGTCGTCGGGCAATATCGAGGAGCCGGCCAACGCGATCCCGGGACGCGCGCGCGCGGTGCTGCAGCTTCGCTTCGTGGTCGGCACCGAATACGAAAAGGTCGTCGATGCCGTCAGGGACTACCTGCACGCCAATGGCTTTGCGATGGTCGAAGTCTCCGGCCAGCAGCGGTTTGGCGCTTCGCGAACCGATGTCGACAGCCCCTGGGTGAACTGGGCGGCGAATTCGATCCGCAAGACCACCGGAAAGCCGCCGGCGATCCTGCCGAATATCGGCGGCTCGCTGCCCAATGGCGTGTTCGCCGAAGGGCTTGGGCTACCGACGATCTGGGTGCCGCATTCCTATCCCGGGTGTTCGCAGCACGCGCCCGACGAACACATTCTGCTGCCGCTGACCGAGGAAGCTCTGGCGATCATGGCGGGGCTGTTCTGGGATCTCGGCGAGACGCCGCGCAACGGCTAG
- a CDS encoding MFS transporter — translation MALSEAEVRGVASESKQKDVTKLIVATSIGNALEWYDIAVYGYFAIYVSKAFFPNEDQTASLLLTLGTFGLSYLARPIGGVVLGAYADRFGRKASLMVSIVMMTFGTLAVGLMPSYSTIGILAPIAVILARLLQGFSAGGEFGSSTAFLVEHMPHRRGFVASWQFASQGLSGLLASGFGVWLTSAMTSADLESWGWRIPFLFGVLIGPIGIYIRNNIDDATAPPAAKNESVVTKVFAEQKLRVLLGIGAIAVTTSVNYLIVYMPTYVVKTLKLPPSVGFQAALAAGIAVTVLPPIAGMISDRIGRTTHMIAFCLLLLVSAFPAFLILTRTPTPMVIILVVLCLGTLKALYFGPLAALMSELFPPMTRGTGLGLSYNIGVTVFGGMSPVIMAWMGSLAFFGNLAPGYYITLCGLVSLCALVTIRRTAADDGFA, via the coding sequence ATGGCGTTGTCAGAAGCCGAAGTGCGAGGGGTAGCTTCCGAGTCGAAGCAAAAGGACGTTACAAAGCTGATCGTCGCGACGTCGATCGGCAACGCGCTGGAATGGTACGATATCGCTGTCTACGGCTACTTCGCGATCTATGTGTCGAAAGCGTTCTTTCCGAATGAGGACCAGACCGCGTCGCTGCTGCTGACGCTGGGCACGTTCGGCCTGTCGTATCTGGCGCGTCCGATCGGCGGCGTCGTGCTCGGCGCCTATGCCGATCGCTTCGGCCGCAAGGCGTCGTTGATGGTTTCGATCGTCATGATGACGTTCGGCACGCTGGCGGTCGGACTGATGCCGAGTTATTCGACCATCGGCATTCTCGCTCCGATCGCGGTCATCCTCGCACGTCTGTTGCAGGGCTTTTCCGCCGGCGGCGAGTTCGGCAGCTCGACCGCGTTTCTGGTCGAGCATATGCCGCACCGGCGCGGCTTCGTCGCAAGCTGGCAATTCGCCAGCCAGGGACTGAGCGGATTGCTGGCGTCGGGATTTGGCGTCTGGCTCACCTCGGCCATGACATCAGCCGATCTGGAATCCTGGGGCTGGCGCATTCCGTTCCTGTTCGGCGTGCTGATCGGGCCGATCGGCATCTATATCCGCAACAATATCGACGATGCGACAGCGCCTCCCGCTGCCAAGAACGAGTCCGTCGTTACCAAAGTGTTCGCTGAGCAGAAGCTTCGGGTACTGCTGGGCATCGGCGCTATCGCGGTGACGACCTCGGTCAACTACCTCATCGTCTACATGCCGACCTACGTGGTCAAAACGCTGAAGCTGCCGCCGTCGGTAGGTTTCCAGGCGGCGCTGGCTGCGGGCATCGCGGTCACGGTGCTGCCGCCGATCGCCGGAATGATCTCGGACCGGATCGGGCGCACCACCCACATGATCGCATTCTGTCTGCTGTTGCTGGTATCGGCGTTTCCGGCCTTCCTGATCTTGACGCGGACACCGACGCCAATGGTGATTATCCTGGTCGTGCTGTGCCTCGGCACGCTGAAGGCGCTCTACTTCGGGCCGCTCGCGGCGCTGATGTCCGAACTGTTCCCGCCGATGACGCGCGGCACTGGCCTCGGCCTGAGCTACAATATCGGAGTTACCGTATTCGGCGGCATGTCGCCGGTGATCATGGCCTGGATGGGGAGCCTTGCCTTTTTCGGCAATCTCGCGCCCGGCTATTACATCACCCTTTGCGGCCTCGTCAGCCTGTGCGCGCTGGTCACGATCCGGCGGACGGCGGCGGATGACGGGTTCGCCTGA
- a CDS encoding IclR family transcriptional regulator, which produces MAGTPKRKSVLSVVGQTDKFNAIQKVCAILRVLAQNSPLRLTEIADATSLNKATTLRILGSLIDEGFVSRVAGAKTYELGQEARVMAISARRTVDIAELAQPSLLRLSERSADTALLSVRSGVEALYLARSVGSHPLQPNYLQIGSRRPLGVGAGSLALMVWLPDAEIEAIIEVLRPRLAKSPRITPKYLRERITAARKHGHTMLLDAAYPGMGGVGVPVRDDTGQVVAALSIGASSDRIRRRETELAEMLKKEVQILMRAMAQPARPGTLKVIKAG; this is translated from the coding sequence ATGGCGGGGACGCCCAAACGAAAGTCGGTGTTGTCCGTGGTCGGCCAGACCGACAAGTTCAACGCCATTCAAAAAGTCTGCGCGATCCTGCGCGTGCTGGCGCAGAACTCGCCGCTGCGGCTGACCGAAATCGCCGATGCGACTTCGCTGAACAAGGCGACGACGTTGCGCATTCTGGGCTCGCTGATCGACGAAGGCTTCGTCAGCCGCGTCGCCGGCGCAAAAACTTACGAGCTCGGCCAGGAGGCGCGGGTGATGGCGATCAGCGCCCGCCGCACCGTCGACATCGCCGAACTGGCGCAGCCGAGCCTGCTGCGGCTGTCGGAGCGATCCGCCGATACGGCGCTGTTGTCGGTGCGCAGCGGCGTCGAGGCGTTATATCTGGCGCGCTCCGTCGGCAGCCATCCGCTGCAGCCGAATTACCTGCAGATCGGCAGCCGCCGTCCGCTGGGCGTCGGCGCCGGCAGCCTTGCGCTGATGGTGTGGCTGCCGGATGCCGAAATCGAGGCCATCATCGAGGTCTTGAGACCGCGCCTGGCGAAATCGCCGCGCATCACGCCGAAATATCTGCGCGAGCGCATTACCGCCGCGCGCAAGCATGGCCATACCATGCTGCTCGATGCTGCCTATCCCGGCATGGGCGGGGTCGGCGTGCCCGTCCGCGATGACACCGGTCAGGTGGTCGCGGCCTTAAGCATCGGCGCTTCCAGCGACCGCATCCGGCGGCGCGAGACCGAACTCGCCGAGATGCTGAAAAAGGAAGTGCAGATCCTGATGCGGGCGATGGCGCAACCGGCCAGACCGGGCACGCTGAAGGTGATCAAGGCGGGATAA
- a CDS encoding alpha/beta fold hydrolase, which produces MNGDIEAIVGRYVHVDIDGEMHRIYFEETGAGIPLVCLHTAGADNRQWRHLLTDEAFAKNFRVIAFDMPWHGKSNPPDNWDGSEYQLTTARYTQTIRAFCRALKLDRPVVMGCSIGGRIVLNLAIDHAAEFRALIGLEAADFQAPWYDTNWLNRPDVHGGEVCAALVSGLIAPQSPAPSRMETLWAYKQGGPGVFKGDLYFYRVDGDLRGRVGQIDTKVCPLFLLTGEYDFSCTPEDTKRTAAAIPGARVTIMEQLGHFPMSENPDQFRRYISPVLGEILKQST; this is translated from the coding sequence ATGAACGGCGATATCGAGGCAATCGTCGGCCGTTATGTTCACGTCGATATCGATGGCGAGATGCATCGCATCTATTTCGAGGAAACCGGCGCCGGCATTCCCTTGGTGTGTCTGCACACCGCGGGCGCCGACAACCGGCAATGGCGGCATCTGCTCACGGACGAAGCGTTCGCGAAGAATTTCCGCGTCATCGCCTTCGACATGCCCTGGCACGGCAAATCCAATCCACCTGATAACTGGGACGGTTCGGAATATCAGCTGACCACGGCGCGCTACACGCAGACGATCCGCGCTTTCTGCCGGGCGTTGAAGCTCGACAGGCCGGTGGTGATGGGGTGCTCGATCGGCGGCCGCATCGTCCTTAATCTTGCGATCGATCATGCCGCGGAATTCCGCGCGCTGATCGGGCTTGAGGCTGCCGATTTCCAGGCGCCATGGTACGACACCAACTGGCTCAACCGTCCGGACGTCCATGGCGGCGAAGTCTGCGCCGCGCTGGTCTCCGGCCTGATCGCGCCGCAAAGCCCGGCCCCTTCGCGGATGGAGACGCTGTGGGCCTACAAACAGGGCGGTCCCGGCGTCTTCAAGGGCGATCTTTATTTCTACCGGGTCGACGGCGACCTGCGTGGCCGGGTCGGGCAGATCGATACTAAAGTATGCCCGCTGTTTCTGCTCACCGGCGAGTATGATTTCTCCTGCACGCCGGAAGATACCAAGCGGACCGCCGCCGCGATCCCCGGCGCCCGTGTTACCATCATGGAGCAGCTCGGTCATTTTCCGATGAGCGAAAATCCCGATCAGTTTCGCCGCTACATCTCGCCGGTGCTCGGCGAGATTCTCAAGCAATCGACGTAA
- a CDS encoding amino acid ABC transporter substrate-binding protein: MKRSTIIGLAFTAALCVGQAQAEDLTGTLKNIKETGAITLGFRDSSIPFSYLDDSQKPIGYAMDICYKIVDAVRKELKLEKLEVKLNPVTSSTRIPLLANGTIDLECGSTTNNTERQKQIAYTNTHFLTASRYVTKTASKISAIDDLKGKTVVSTAGTTNIKQLTEANAARNLNINIIPAKDHAEAFLMVETDRAVAFVMDDILLASLIAGSKAPGDYVISKDAFSKPEPYGIMLRKDDPAFKKVVDAATAALYTGGEGQKIYDKWFTQKIAPKGLNLNVPIGPELKNEFAKPSDSPDPDSYK, from the coding sequence ATGAAACGCTCGACTATCATCGGCTTGGCGTTCACCGCCGCGCTTTGCGTAGGCCAGGCCCAAGCCGAGGACCTGACCGGGACGCTGAAGAATATCAAGGAAACCGGCGCCATCACGCTCGGCTTCCGCGACTCCTCGATACCGTTCTCCTATCTCGACGACAGCCAGAAGCCGATCGGCTACGCCATGGACATCTGCTACAAGATCGTCGATGCGGTGAGGAAGGAGCTCAAGCTTGAAAAGCTCGAGGTCAAGCTCAACCCGGTGACGTCGTCGACCCGCATTCCGCTGCTCGCCAACGGCACCATCGATCTCGAATGCGGCTCGACCACCAACAACACCGAGCGCCAGAAGCAGATCGCCTACACCAACACCCACTTCCTGACCGCGAGCCGCTACGTCACCAAGACGGCGAGCAAGATCAGCGCGATCGACGATCTCAAGGGCAAGACGGTGGTCTCCACCGCCGGCACCACCAACATCAAGCAGCTCACCGAAGCCAACGCCGCGCGCAATCTCAACATCAACATCATTCCCGCCAAGGATCACGCCGAGGCGTTCCTGATGGTCGAGACCGACCGCGCGGTGGCTTTCGTGATGGATGACATCCTGCTGGCGAGCCTCATCGCTGGATCGAAGGCACCGGGCGACTACGTCATCTCCAAGGATGCGTTCTCCAAGCCCGAGCCTTACGGCATCATGCTGCGCAAGGACGATCCGGCCTTCAAGAAGGTGGTCGATGCGGCGACCGCCGCACTCTATACCGGTGGCGAGGGCCAGAAGATCTACGACAAATGGTTCACGCAGAAGATCGCCCCGAAGGGCCTGAATCTCAACGTGCCGATCGGGCCCGAGCTGAAGAACGAGTTCGCCAAGCCCTCGGACTCGCCGGACCCGGATTCCTACAAGTAA
- a CDS encoding amino acid ABC transporter substrate-binding protein produces the protein MKQWRTVAYTLAIACCAGQACAQELTGTLKNIKETGAITLGYRESSIPFSYLDDSQKPIGYAMDICYKIVEGVKKELKLDKLEVKLNPVSSSARIPLMANGTIDLECGSTTNNTDRLKQVAFTNTHFLTATRFVSKKSSKLNSIDDLKGKPVASTSGTTNIKQLTEANAARNLGINIIPAKEHAESFLLVETDRAVAAVLDDILLASFVAGSKDPDAYVISSDAFSKPEPYGIMLRKDDPAFKKVVDDATAALYTSGEGQKIYDKWFLQKIPPKGLNLNTPIAAELKNEFAKPSDSPDPDSYK, from the coding sequence ATGAAGCAATGGCGTACGGTCGCCTACACGCTCGCAATCGCCTGCTGCGCCGGACAGGCCTGCGCGCAGGAACTGACCGGGACCCTCAAGAACATCAAGGAGACCGGCGCGATCACCCTCGGCTATCGTGAATCGTCTATACCGTTTTCCTATCTCGACGACAGCCAGAAGCCGATCGGCTATGCGATGGATATCTGCTACAAGATTGTCGAGGGCGTGAAGAAGGAGCTGAAGCTCGACAAGCTCGAGGTCAAGCTCAATCCGGTGTCGTCATCGGCGCGCATTCCGCTGATGGCCAACGGCACCATCGATCTGGAATGCGGATCGACCACCAACAATACGGACCGGCTGAAGCAGGTGGCGTTCACCAACACGCATTTTCTGACGGCGACCCGGTTCGTTTCCAAGAAGTCGAGCAAGCTCAACTCGATCGACGATCTCAAGGGCAAGCCGGTGGCCTCTACCTCCGGCACCACCAACATCAAGCAGCTCACCGAAGCCAATGCCGCCCGCAACCTCGGCATCAACATCATCCCCGCCAAGGAGCATGCCGAGTCGTTCCTGCTGGTCGAGACCGATCGGGCGGTTGCGGCCGTGCTGGACGATATCCTGCTGGCGAGCTTCGTTGCTGGATCGAAGGATCCGGACGCCTACGTGATTTCGAGCGATGCGTTCTCGAAGCCGGAGCCCTACGGCATCATGCTGCGCAAGGACGACCCGGCCTTCAAGAAGGTGGTCGATGACGCCACGGCCGCGCTCTATACCAGCGGTGAGGGCCAGAAGATTTATGACAAGTGGTTCCTGCAGAAGATCCCGCCGAAGGGGCTTAATCTCAACACGCCAATCGCTGCCGAGCTGAAGAACGAGTTCGCCAAGCCTTCGGACTCGCCCGATCCGGATTCCTACAAGTAG
- a CDS encoding amino acid ABC transporter permease translates to MNYHWNWGIFWEPSPNGTGNYLDMLMSGLVLTIKTALLAWIIALVVGTIVGVMRTLPSKTASAVGFCYVEFFRNIPLLVQLFLWFFVLPELLPRTAGLWLKQMPNAPFWTAAIGVGLFMSVRVAEQLRAGIGSLPRGQKMAATALGLTTTQAYRYVLLPIAFRVILPPLTSEFLSTIKNTSVAITIGLIELTGEARAMQEFSFQVFEAFTAATVLYLLINIVVVTGMRFLERRVAIPGYISGK, encoded by the coding sequence GTGAACTATCACTGGAACTGGGGCATCTTCTGGGAGCCGTCGCCGAACGGCACCGGCAACTATCTCGACATGCTGATGTCGGGGCTGGTGCTGACGATCAAGACCGCGCTGCTGGCCTGGATCATAGCGCTGGTGGTCGGAACCATCGTCGGCGTGATGCGTACGCTGCCGTCGAAGACGGCATCTGCGGTCGGCTTCTGCTACGTCGAGTTCTTTCGCAATATTCCGCTCTTGGTGCAACTGTTCCTGTGGTTCTTCGTGCTGCCGGAGCTGCTGCCGCGCACCGCGGGATTGTGGCTGAAGCAAATGCCCAACGCGCCGTTCTGGACGGCGGCCATCGGCGTCGGCCTGTTCATGTCGGTGCGCGTCGCCGAACAGCTTCGCGCCGGTATCGGATCGTTGCCGCGCGGGCAGAAGATGGCGGCGACCGCTCTGGGCCTGACGACGACGCAAGCCTACCGTTACGTGCTGCTGCCGATCGCCTTCCGTGTCATCCTGCCACCTCTGACGTCCGAATTTCTCTCCACCATCAAGAACACGTCGGTCGCCATTACCATCGGGCTGATCGAGCTGACCGGCGAAGCCCGCGCCATGCAGGAATTTTCGTTCCAGGTGTTCGAAGCCTTCACGGCCGCGACGGTGCTGTATCTTCTCATCAACATCGTCGTCGTCACCGGCATGCGCTTCCTTGAACGTCGGGTGGCCATCCCCGGCTACATCTCCGGGAAGTGA
- a CDS encoding amino acid ABC transporter permease, producing MFSTFDFDVIRRSLGYLFFDGMTFTLTLTALSAVGGLVFGTFIALMRLSGFKLLGRIAGLYVDLMRSLPLVLVIFWFYFLVPYIGQWLTGASRPIRVGAFASSLITFILFEAAYFSEIMRAGIQSISKGQPAAANALGLTYSQTMRYVVLPQAFRNMLPVLLTQTIVLFQDTSLVYVLSIPDFLGAASKVAQRDGRLVEMYLFAAAVYFAISSLASYGVRRLQARIAIVR from the coding sequence ATGTTCAGCACCTTTGATTTCGACGTCATCCGCCGCTCGCTGGGCTACCTGTTTTTCGACGGCATGACGTTCACCCTGACGCTCACTGCGCTTTCCGCGGTCGGCGGACTGGTGTTCGGTACCTTTATCGCATTGATGCGATTGTCCGGCTTCAAATTGCTCGGCCGCATTGCGGGCCTCTATGTCGACCTGATGCGCTCGCTGCCGCTGGTGCTGGTGATCTTCTGGTTTTATTTCCTGGTGCCCTATATCGGGCAATGGCTGACGGGCGCGTCGCGGCCGATACGTGTCGGCGCTTTCGCATCCTCGCTGATCACCTTCATCCTGTTCGAGGCGGCGTATTTTTCCGAAATCATGCGCGCCGGGATCCAGTCGATCTCCAAGGGACAGCCGGCCGCCGCCAACGCGCTCGGCCTGACCTACAGCCAGACCATGCGCTATGTCGTGCTGCCGCAGGCGTTCCGGAACATGCTGCCGGTCCTGCTGACGCAGACCATCGTGCTGTTCCAGGACACTTCGCTGGTCTACGTACTGTCGATCCCGGATTTTCTCGGCGCCGCCAGCAAGGTGGCGCAGCGCGACGGACGGTTGGTCGAGATGTACCTGTTTGCCGCCGCGGTCTATTTCGCCATTTCCAGTCTCGCGTCCTACGGCGTCCGGCGCCTGCAGGCGCGCATTGCCATTGTCAGGTAA
- a CDS encoding amino acid ABC transporter ATP-binding protein, producing the protein MIEISHVNKWYGPSFQALKDCTTSVAKGEVVVVCGPSGSGKSTLIKCVNALEPFQEGEIILDGIKVNDPKTDLPKLRARVGMVFQHFELFPHLRIIENLCLAQEKVLGRSHDAAKAKAVKLLDRVGLQAHATKYPAELSGGQQQRVAIARALAMDPIAMLFDEPTSALDPEMISEVLDVMVDLAREGMTMMVVTHEMGFASKVAHRVIFMDQGEIVEDALKTDFFGSPRSDRAQKFLSKILSH; encoded by the coding sequence ATGATCGAAATCAGCCACGTCAACAAATGGTACGGGCCGAGCTTCCAGGCGCTGAAGGATTGCACCACCAGCGTCGCCAAAGGCGAGGTGGTGGTGGTGTGCGGTCCCTCGGGCTCGGGAAAATCGACGCTGATCAAATGCGTCAACGCGCTGGAGCCGTTTCAGGAGGGCGAGATCATCCTCGACGGCATCAAGGTCAACGATCCCAAGACCGACCTGCCGAAGCTGCGCGCGCGGGTCGGCATGGTGTTCCAGCATTTCGAGCTGTTTCCGCACTTGCGGATCATCGAAAATCTGTGCCTGGCGCAGGAGAAGGTGCTGGGCCGTTCGCACGACGCAGCGAAGGCCAAAGCCGTGAAGCTGCTCGACCGCGTCGGCCTGCAGGCCCATGCGACCAAATATCCGGCCGAACTGTCCGGCGGCCAGCAGCAGCGCGTGGCGATCGCGCGGGCGCTCGCGATGGACCCGATCGCGATGCTGTTCGACGAGCCGACCTCGGCGCTCGATCCCGAAATGATCTCGGAAGTGCTCGACGTCATGGTCGACCTCGCCCGCGAGGGCATGACCATGATGGTGGTGACCCATGAAATGGGCTTTGCCAGCAAGGTCGCGCACCGGGTGATCTTCATGGACCAGGGTGAAATCGTCGAGGACGCGCTGAAAACAGACTTTTTCGGCAGCCCTCGCAGCGACCGCGCGCAGAAATTCCTGTCGAAGATTCTGTCGCATTAG
- a CDS encoding D-amino-acid transaminase, producing MEQIAYVNGSFVPMSEAKVSVLDRGFLFADGIYEVAAVLDGKLIDNASHLARLQRSVGEIELALPESLERIQEIQRELVTRNKLVNGMVYLEVTRGADTGRDFAFPKGVKPTLIMFTSVKDIVNAPSAKTGIGVITVPDLRWTRRDIKSVALLAQVLAKQAAAVAGAGEAWMIEDGKVTEGGSSSCFILTQDDVIVTRQNGSEILPGCTRKAVVALAEERQLRVEERAFTIEEALAAKEAFVTSATVFVQAVVTIDGKKVGNGKPGPMTDRLREIYVEFAKQTAV from the coding sequence TTGGAACAGATCGCTTACGTCAACGGCTCGTTCGTGCCCATGTCAGAGGCCAAGGTCTCGGTTTTGGACCGCGGCTTTCTGTTCGCCGACGGCATCTACGAAGTCGCCGCGGTGCTGGATGGCAAGCTGATCGACAATGCCTCGCATCTGGCCCGGCTGCAGCGTTCGGTCGGTGAGATCGAGCTGGCCTTGCCCGAGAGCCTCGAGCGCATTCAGGAAATCCAGCGAGAGCTGGTGACCCGCAACAAACTCGTCAACGGCATGGTCTATCTGGAAGTGACGCGCGGCGCCGACACCGGTCGCGATTTTGCGTTTCCGAAGGGCGTCAAGCCGACCCTGATCATGTTCACGTCCGTGAAGGACATCGTCAACGCGCCGTCGGCCAAGACCGGCATCGGCGTCATCACCGTGCCCGATCTGCGCTGGACCCGGCGCGACATCAAGAGCGTGGCGCTGCTGGCGCAGGTTCTCGCCAAGCAGGCCGCGGCGGTCGCCGGCGCCGGCGAAGCCTGGATGATCGAGGACGGCAAGGTGACCGAGGGCGGCTCGTCGTCGTGCTTCATCCTGACCCAGGACGACGTGATCGTGACGCGCCAGAACGGCAGCGAGATTCTGCCGGGCTGCACCCGCAAGGCGGTGGTAGCGCTTGCCGAGGAACGCCAGCTCCGCGTCGAGGAACGCGCCTTCACGATCGAAGAGGCGTTGGCCGCCAAGGAAGCCTTCGTCACCAGCGCCACCGTGTTCGTGCAGGCGGTGGTGACGATCGACGGCAAGAAGGTCGGTAACGGCAAGCCCGGCCCGATGACCGACCGGCTGCGCGAGATCTATGTCGAGTTCGCGAAGCAGACGGCGGTGTGA
- a CDS encoding carboxymuconolactone decarboxylase family protein — protein MKPRMNFYQAAPDTIKALVALETQIQGSGLEKSLIELVKTRASQINGCAYCINMHTEDARKQGETEQRLYLLNAWRESPLYTDRERAALAWTEALTLIAETHAPDDLYADVRAHFNEAETVNLTMLIGAINAWNRLAIAFRAVHPVKVKAAVA, from the coding sequence ATGAAACCCCGGATGAACTTCTACCAGGCGGCTCCCGACACCATCAAAGCGCTCGTCGCGCTCGAAACCCAGATCCAGGGCTCCGGTCTGGAAAAATCGCTGATCGAATTGGTCAAGACCCGGGCGTCGCAGATCAACGGTTGCGCCTATTGCATCAACATGCACACCGAGGACGCCCGCAAGCAGGGCGAGACCGAGCAGCGGCTGTATCTCCTCAACGCCTGGCGCGAGTCCCCGCTCTACACCGACCGCGAACGCGCCGCTCTGGCGTGGACCGAAGCGCTGACTTTGATCGCCGAAACGCACGCACCGGACGATCTCTACGCCGATGTCCGCGCCCATTTCAATGAAGCGGAGACGGTCAACCTGACCATGCTGATCGGGGCCATCAACGCCTGGAACCGGCTTGCGATTGCGTTCCGTGCGGTGCATCCGGTGAAGGTAAAGGCGGCGGTGGCGTAG